The following nucleotide sequence is from Coffea eugenioides isolate CCC68of chromosome 10, Ceug_1.0, whole genome shotgun sequence.
TTTTTACATCTGCAGTTCTGTCTTTGTACTCTTTTTCTACGGTGGTTACGTACATGTACTTGTAATGTGATCAAGGTGGTCTGTATGCTTAaagttgccttttttttttggaagtctattttcactttttcttcctTGTCATGGAGTGAGATGGGGTTAGGTGTAGGGGGAAGGGCATCACTACAATTGCTTATTTATCCTTTATCATCCGCATCCATAATATCTCCACAATTTTAACGTGTAGTCAGTGTTTTCTTGGAAGCAGAGAGTGAGAGGGGGGTTTGTTGTATGTCACCTAATTAAGAGTATGAGTATCAACATATAGTCTAAGGTGTACATGTAGCCACTTACTTGGTGGTCCAGAAATAGGTAAATTTTGTGCTTAAGCATGATGCTATTATTTcagaatgaaatgcaaattgCAGTGAAGCAGAGAAAACTTGGAGTGCCAGTTGGTGACACCTTTCTGGGGAAAACAGTGAGTTTCTGAGTTCCTTTCAGAATGAATACTCCCTTTCTTTTTGTGCCATCTTTCCTTATGCTAATTTTATCTTGCATGGCATTACACCCTACTTTGAAATTGAACTCCATATTTAGAGTGGCACCCAACCTGAGGTGCATTGGGACCCATAGAggggaaaaagggaaaacatGGCATGACAAGCTACTAATCTACTACTAAACATATCTCCTATAATTTTTGTCTTATGGGATGTCATGAAAAGGAAATTCGATTCAGTGAAAAAGAAGAATCTTTTCAATAAACTAATAATGAAATGTGAACAGTTAGAATGAAACAGAAAAGGAGTTAGTTTTTGCATCTTCCTATTTGCTATGGTACTGTATATAGTAGGATAGATAACTTTCTGGATAAGTAATTTCATCTAGTATGGACTTATCACTTATGTACAAGTGCAAATGAACTGAAAGTTGTGAGCTCATGTATATGGGTGCTTTTAGGTCTCAGAGTGGTATTCTTTGCTGAAACTGGCATATACCAAACAActtcaccttattgaaatattttgtcAACATCTGACCGTTTTAAGGCCTACTTTGCTTCCAACTTGAGATGTGATTCTTATTAGCTGAGTTAATCATCTTAGCAGGAAGAAATTGGGTACAAGAACTAAATCGACAGTTTAAAGGAGGTTAATATAGGGAATGTTTGTTTGGTTCAGCCTATCTTCATTTGGTAGTTGTATTCAAGGTTCAATTAGTCAATTACTCAAGTTGACAGAAACTGAAAACTAAGTTTAAGTATGTTGTGTTAAAAAGGAACTCCCACTTAACAAATTGAATGCTAAATACTCTGACATGTTATTGTGGATGCTGAATAGTGTAAATTTTTAAAAGATTTTTGCGAAAATATACGACAATTTGCAGTTTAAGATCTTCAAAGTGAACCTTAGGGAAAGGGAGAGAGGATCTGGAGATGCATGAGTATGTCCAGGAGAAGGACTGAGCATGATGCTAACAACCTCGGAGTAATGGCAACATGCAATGCTATAAAGGGGAAGGGTGTTAAGATTGCTTAGGACTTTAAATCAGCTGACCTGTATGGTCATATTTGTTGCCAAGGAACTGCTGCATGAAATGGTAGGGAAGTATGAAGGACATACAACATCTTGACAAGTGAAGTTTGCAAGAATAACACCTATTGTATAAATGTATTTGTTTTTTATGTTAATAGTATTTATGGGTAAAATGCTCACTGAAAATGGAATTGTTGGGGATGGTTAATCTCCTAATTGTGGTGTCTATAATTTCCAAAATGTCAAGCAATTTTCAAGCGGAGGgcatattttattttaaccAAACTTGACATTCTTGTAGCTAGCTACTAGTTTGAATTATAGTTAATGAACAATGTCAAGCTCGTTACCATTTATGATTTGCATGATGGGTAAGCCCAATCTCGGCTAATGTCTATCTACTTCATTGCATTTACAGAATGAATATGTCTACCTAGTCATAATGCAAATTGCCATTAAAATTGGACTTGCATCTTGGTAAACTGTGGTTAATATCTTAGTTGGAGACCTTTTTAGTGTTTCATCATTTTGCTATTGCTGCTGTTTGTGAACTTGTGGTGCATAATTCCTGTAGGTATTCATTATGGGATTTGGAAATATTGGGATTAAGTTAGCACAGCGTTTGCGTCCATTCGGTGTGAAGATAATTGCTACCAAGCGCAGTTGGGCGCCATACTTAGACAAGTCATGCAAAACTGAAGGTATGAAGCCTGTGTATGAAAACTTGCTTGCTGACATCTTTTTGTGAATGTTGTTTTCAATGTCTTATCATATATTTACAGCATTCTGCGCTGAAAATGGCACTGAAGATGATCTAGTTGATGAGAAGGGAACTCATGAACATATCATCGATTTTGCGAGTAAAGCTGACATAGTGGTCTGTTGCTTAGTAATGAATGCAGAAACGGTTAGGCCTCTCTGTGTTGCATTGATGTTTCCTATATACTTGCTTCTGACGAAATTTTAGTTATATATTGGTTCATAACATAATCTATGAGATGGGCAATAACTTACCAACAGAATAAACAGGACTTATGTTGTGCACTTCCATTTGTTAGCTCAAAATTCACAACTGATTCAAAGTTATCCCATCATGGTGTTGCTACATTGTCTTATTTGTCAAACTATGAATTTTGATCTTTTAATTTCCCAATTTTGCTTCCAGGCTGGCATTGTGAATGAGGGTTTCATCTCTTCAATGAAAAAGGTTGGTTCCCTCAACATGACTATTCTTGATGCATGCATATCACTATACTTGGGTTTTAATTAAGTCTGTGAAATGAAGGTTATAAAAGCCTTTCACATTGAATTTCCAACTAAACTTTTACATGgaaatatattaaaattgtGAGTTTTTAGATGAGTCAATATATAGTTGTCATGTTAAACCATTGTGATGAGTTCTAGTTACAAAGAAACCTgttttttcccaatttttttaGTACAATTTTGGGTATGGAGTTCGAACCTGGCATGTATTGTATCTAGGTCAATGTCCTTATTGCTACTAAGATGGCTGGACTGCAATTATGAAGTGTAAAATCATTAATCGAAGAATAAATTCAGGAAATGTACATTTTGAATAAAATCTAATGTGGCATTTCCCAATATTCTTCTGTTGGGTGCCCTTTTTTAGCGATAGTTGTTAATATCTATATGCAGTAATGATTTTTTATCAGATAATTAGTTGTCTGGTAGTTTATGAACACCAATCATTTTTGGTTTCAGAATCCACTTCAATATCTTTTAGATTTTCCAGTGATGATCTAGGTAACTGACGAGGATTCATCATGAGAAATATTTTGATCCCTAACTTCCCAACCATGTAAAAAGTATTCCAAAATTTTGAGGAAAGTGATTTGCCATGATATTGGTCAAAACCATTGTTGTCTACAGTATATAATTTGATACGCACAGGAAACTTGTCTGGTTTAAAACATGATATAACATCATACATTTAACTAATTATGACCTTCTAAATTTCActgaaagaaaaaatcaaaatggaTCTTTATCGGCTTTGAAATTGGGTAAAGGACAAATTCTCTTCCTGCGAGTGAAACTTATAAATAGCTGTCTAACCATCTGAGAGCCCCGTGCATCATAAGCCTCATGTTTTTACAAATTCGTGTGTCAGCCTTCCGTTTAAAGTGGATGCTTGGAGCTAGTTTTCATGCCAAAATGACCTATATAACCTTTCTTTTTTGACACCAACATGGTTAGGCTTTGAAGATTCACTTAATAGTTTTTAAGTGGGAGGGGTTAACAACAGAGTGTAGAGGTTCACCCCCCATCCCAAATGGAGATTCTTTAAATACTTTTttcaaaatacatttttatATTTAGTCGTATTTTTATCTGATAAAAAACACattaaaaagtgctacaatgAAAAAacattatcaaataatcttcaTTCCAAAtgcactaattaattttatttcatttaaaatAAGTATTGCTTTTGGCATTGAGATAAACACATTGAGTTGTTTAGACTTCTTTTTATAGATTTatctaattcattttagatctaaAAGGTCAAAATGCATAGTGTAATTGTGTTTAAATGCATTTAGCAACTACTCAAGAAATAGGTGTTTATTATGTTACAGTTATTATGTGTGTTTGAGAATTAgccaagggtattttggtcatgaAAAATATAACTTTATCTGAACCCTGTCAAAAAGTTAACCATGAGGGGTaaagtgtatatatttgaaGTTTAAGGGGGCAAAGTGTTACAAGAGCCCAAGTTCAAGGGGAAAAGTGTAATTAACCCCAAAAAATTTAACAGAGGTTGATTATGTAGCAAAGCTATATGTCTGATATGGAAGTGACCGCATTTTGTTTGCATGCTTGTGCTTGTGTGCTTGGATGCATGTCTCTTGTAGAGAGGGAAGAGACAAACTTAAGCGTACCTTTAACAACACCATTAAGTTtcaattatttatttctttatcaCTAATTTCTTCTTATTTATGGTCGAATCATATAATGTTTTGTGTTTATTTTCCCATTATATCTTCAATAATCTCTTTGTGCTTTTTTACTAGTATTTTGATGTTGCATTGATAAGAAAAGCATTCATGATTAAAGCAACTTTTCAAATAATATGTTGGACTGTTTTTGCATTATTATGGGTTTCAGGGTGCTTTGTTGGTTAATATAGCTAGAGGAGGCCTCTTGGACTATAATGCTGTTCTTCATCATCTTGAATCAGGCCACTTGGGAGGATTAGGAATTGATGTTGCTTGGACTGAACCTTTTGATCCTGATGATGCTATCTTAAACTTCCCTAATGTCATTATTACACCTCATGTTGCTGGGGTTACAGAATATTCTTACAGATACATGGCCAAGGTATGGACATACTTAAATTCTCTACATCATAGCTGGAAATACTGTCCTAATTTACTTAAGCCCTCAAGTTACATTAGTTGTTCAAACATTCATATATTTGTTTTTACTGTAGCTCATACACAGACAATCACATGATCGTATGTATTTGCCTAACTGGATTTAATCAAGTTCCAATTAGTAGTGAATGAGGACTGTAAGATTCAGGTAGTCCTAGTGTATGTGGTGTTGGTGAAAACGTTGGAGGGTTGACAAGCTTATAGGATTGGGTATTCTAAGCTTTAAATGGTGGATTGTGGTAGTGTGGTGAAGTGGAAAGATTGTCAATGGACTGGCACTTTCTTGGAGGTTGTATTGC
It contains:
- the LOC113749777 gene encoding uncharacterized protein LOC113749777, whose product is MDNGSDQITRVLFCGPHFPASHDYTREYLQDYPFVKVDDVPFDSVPDVIGNYHLCVVKSMRLNSELISRAKRMKLIMQYGVGLEGVDIGAASKHGIKIARIPSGATGNAVSCAEMAIYLILGLLRKQNEMQIAVKQRKLGVPVGDTFLGKTVFIMGFGNIGIKLAQRLRPFGVKIIATKRSWAPYLDKSCKTEAFCAENGTEDDLVDEKGTHEHIIDFASKADIVVCCLVMNAETAGIVNEGFISSMKKGALLVNIARGGLLDYNAVLHHLESGHLGGLGIDVAWTEPFDPDDAILNFPNVIITPHVAGVTEYSYRYMAKVVGDVALQVHAGKPLTGIEIVN